In Clostridium thermosuccinogenes, the genomic stretch CGATGAGCAGAAACAACTTGGAAGGACTGAGCTCAAAAATGCTCTCTTCCAATCTTCTCAGCAAACCTTCGGTAGTGTCTCCTCCAATACCTCGATTGTAAACCGGCATATAATCTTTAAGCATTTCCTCCAAGGGAAATTCCTGGGTGATGGAATCGCCTACAAATACTGTTCCTCCCCTGACTGCTGATTTGTTCAGATTTCTGAACCAATCCACCCTCCATTCAAAAGCATCGGCAAACAAGCGGTCAAAAAACGAAATGGTGTTATCCTCCAGCAAAATGAAACGCGGCCTGTAAATGTGCCCATTTTGGATGGCCAAGTCAAAAGATGTGCAATTCACATTATAGGAAACCAGTATTTTTTCCGGATAGGAAAGATGAAGATGCGCTTTTGCGTTATATGTATAGACGCTCTCATGCATCTCATTTTCATCGCAATAAAATACTTTCCGGGGTTTCGAGAAAGGTCCCCATATATTGTCTCCGTATGCATAGGCCGTATAGTTTGAATTGGTATCATATTGGAAGACCGCAAGAAACTTCCCCTTGTTTTTTCCTCTCAGTATGGGGATGACGCTCATTTCACAGGATACATGATCCAGGAGAGGTTTGCTTTTCAATATATCATTTACAAAATCCTCCCCATCAAAAAAGCTCCACTTAGTCCAGTCAGTGAAGTCCTCCGGCAGGACCCTTGCCGCACAAAGGCTGCGTCTTCTGGTTTCGTGAAATGTCATATATCCATAGACATAAACATAGCCGTCACCGTTCTCAAAGCCTGCCTCTTTCAAATATGGCAGAACGCATGCACCATAATGGATATTAAAGCTTTCAGTGTCTCTCGATAGCTCAGTTCTGTATTGTCTTGCATTCTTAAAATCCGGCATTCCATTTACAATATTCACTTCAGCTATGGCTACACCCAGGCACCTGAACTGAAACCCTTCCGGTTGCGACTTGTCCTCCGTAATTATTGACGGAAGGCAATAAAGCTTGTCTCCATGCACAAATCCGTCCTGCTGCCAGAAATATGCCTTGCTAAAGTCCTCTCCTTTTCCTTCGAAGTCGTAACAATCCCTGGATGGCTTTAAGGCAGCACATGGGATTCCATTATCATCAGTATCATAATAAAACTGAAGAGCACCAGGCTTTTTAGGATCTCCCCCGTCTAAAATGGCATAAGTATTGTTAGGCATATAGACAGGCTCTTCTCTGCGAAGGGTTTCCCTGTCAATCTTTGAAATCAGGGTGTCCCCGAAAAAGAACAGGGTTTTTGTGTCATCCACGTTATTATAATTGTCTTTTCCGTTTGCAATATTAAAGGAGTAGATACCGTCAGCTCCTGCCCAGCCTTCATAACGCTTGAAACAGTCCGTCCAATAATCATTCCGGGAAGCGACATATCCCTCCCCTGCATAAACAGCAACAGAAGCACATTCCCCTTTTGCCTTATCTATTTTTATGAAACGGGCAGTCTCCCCTTTTGCATCATCACCATGTATGTCCATATATTCCTTGTTATCCAGGGATAGAGAAACCTTCACATCAGAATTCTTCTTCTCTATTTTCCCTATAGGTATGATGCGTTTCAGATCGATGATCTTGCTTTCTTGGGATGAATCCAAAAATTCATTGATTAGAAGATCATTTTCGTATACCAAGCTGTATTAACTCCTTTCATTCTAATATATCATTAGAAACATATGAGGCTGTCAGGCTACACAGCCCGACAGCCTTTTTATCTAACTTGAAATTAGATCAGATCATAGTATATGCTTATTTCTTATTATTTACCATAGAAACGATCAGCAGCGGCATTGTATATCTCCAGCAGACGATCTATATCGCCCATGGATTTGAGCCCATTGATGAACTTATCCCAGTTCGCAAAGCTTTCCTCGCCACTGATGAACTTGGTCTGCATTTCATCGCGATAAGTATCCAATGCTGTCTTAATCTTCGAGATTTCCTGATTCTCTTCGGTAGTAAAGGTTACTGTAGGACCATTGAACCACGGAGGCATATATTCATTTTCAGGGAAAGGAATTTCTGTTATATAAGGAGATTTTTCAATGGGTTCCTCATGCAATTTACCATCATAGTATATATAATCATTTGGTGCAAAGGCAACATAGGCAGCTGTATCGGCAGCCATCTGCAGACCTGGACGGTGCTTGCTGCTGGCGCGCATACCATATTTATCCCCTTCTGCCCATGGATCCTTGGCATTCAGTATGGAATCTACAAACTGAGGCTTGCCATCCGACCCGATGGTATATGTCACTCCTTCAATACCCCATGTCAATAGACGGATAATTTCTTCGGAGTACTGGAGGTCAATGAATTTCATCAGTCCCTCAGGGTCCTTGGTCTTTGCATCAATTGCAAACATACCCCAGTTGGAAAGGTTCATGGTATTTACGTTGGATACTGTTTGCCAGCACTTACCGTATTTTGGATTGTCCGGATACAAAGTAACAGCAAACTTGAGGCCTTCTTCATTATTTCTGCTATATTCACCCGGGCTGGTAAACCACTCATTGAGGAATATAAAATTCTTCTGGTTCAGAGCCTTCATCTTGATAGTGTCGTTGGTCTCGATAGAGTACTCCGGATCCAACAAGCCTTCAGTGTACAGCTTGTTCAGGAACATCAGGGATTCCTTGTATCCTTCCTCGAAAGGACCATATACATATTCCTCACCATTCCAGTAGACATCCCTGTCCACATGATGAGCATAGAATATGGGGTTCAAGCTCTGGAATCTGGTGTTGATAGGATATTCATTGGGATAAAGCTCCTTGAGTTTCTTAGCAGCGACATACAGTTCATCCAGGGTTTCCGGTATTTTTATGTTATGCTTTTCAAACACATTGTAGTTGTAGGCAGACATGTTCTGAGCGAGCATGCCCTTGTCTGCCGGAAATCTGGGCAGTTCTCCCTGCATGAAGACATACATGGTGCCATCGGGCAGGAAGCATAAAGCCTCACCATCTTTGGTAGCTTTTACCCATTCCATATAATTGGGCAAAAGATCCTTATACTGGCTCAACTCCAGAAGCAAGCCATCTTTCGCTACCTTCACATAGTCATACCAGAAAGGTGTTACCGTGATGTCGGTCAAATCACCGGTTGAAAACATCAGCTTGGACTTTTCCTCATATTCTGCCTGAGGAATCCAGTTAAAAGTGATGTCAAGAGGACGGCCCATTTTTTCCTCCATAACTTTGAGCCACTCTTTATGCACCATACTGTTCGCATCGTCACCGCCCCAGCCGGTTAGTGTCGCTGTGAACTTTAATGGTTTTGCATCGGCAGTTTTATCGCCACCACTACTGGAAGTGGTATCGGTTGCAGATCCCTTTGTATCTGAACTGCTGTCAGAATTTGAGGATCCTGAGCTACATGCAACCATAAACAACATAGAAGCAACTGTCAATAGTGCTATCAATTTTTTTGATAGTTTTTTCATTTTCTTACCTCCTTGACTTGATTTTCTTGTCGTCTCTTTAAATACCTGCTATTTCCGGGGCACAGCAATAACCTCTTCATCACCACCCTCTTTTATATATAATGGAGAAATCCATTTTCATCCTTTTATGGCACCAATCATAACGCCTTTGACAAAATACTTCTGGAAAAATGGATATATCATCATGATGGGAAACATGGTTATGACAATCATCGCCATACGAACTCCCTTGGGGGTCACTTTCATGTTTGCCATCATACTGTTCACAGCGGAAGCCGATGATCCGGATCTCCGGGCTAAGGCATTGGCATCAATGACATACAGGTAATTGCGCAGTACCAACTGAAGAGGATATTTGTTCTCATCCTTCAGATAAATCAAAGCGTTAAACCAGCTGTTCCATGAACCTACAATTGAAAATAATGCAAAGGTGGCTAACAAGGATTTGGAAAGCGGAAGTATGATCTTAAAGAGAATTAGCATATCGTTGGCACCATCCACCAGAGCTGATTCCCTCATCTCCCCCGGAACATTCCTGAAAAAGGTGCGGAAAACAAACACATTGTATGCTCCCACGCATCCTGGGATTATCATTACCCATGGAGTGTCAAGCAATTTCAGCCTTTGCATCATGATATAGGTAGGGATTAAGCCGCCTCCAAAGAACATGGTTATTGTCAGATAAATGTTTATAAATTTCTTAAATACAAACTCCTGCACCATCAAGGCATAAGCCATCATGGATGTGAAAAGCAGCATCAGCAGGGTTGAACCCGCCGCATACAAAATCGAATTTACATAACCGGTGTATACAAACTTATCCCTCAGTACCAGATAGTATGAATTCACATTGAAGCCTTTTGGCCATATTGAAATATCAGCCTTGGAAATATGGGCTACGCTGCTGAAAGATATAGCGATTATATTAAGGACGGGATAAAGTACAACTACGAGAATAAAAATCATTATTAGAATATTAAAAGCGTCAAATACTTTAGACCCAAAGCTTTCTTTTCGTCTTCTTTTACTTCTTACATTACTTCTCAATTGATTTCACTCTCCTCTACCACAGGCTGGTTTCTGAAACTTTACGCGACAAGGCATTTGTAAGATACAGAATGATGAACGATACCAGCGACATAAACAGGCCAATAGCGGACGTATATTCAAATCGCGCTCCCTGCAAGCCTTCCCTGTACACATAGGTACCAATTACATCAGATACGCTGTAGGTCTCGGGCGAATACAACAGGAGTATCTTCTGATAATCATTTCCCAATATTCCTCCCACGGAAAAGATCAATAAAATGACTGTGGTAGGTTTGATAGCCGGCCAGCTTACATGCAACATCTTATGCCAGCGGTTTGCACCGTCTATTTCAGCAACATCATACAACGTTGGGTCTACACTGCTTAGCGCAGCAAGATATATAATAGAACCGAAACCTACTCCTTGCCAAATTCCCGACGCTATAAATATCGTGCGAAAATATTCAGGCTTTAGAAGGAACATGATAGGCTCTACCCCGAACAACCCCAACAAGTTGTTGAAAAGACCGTCCCTGGAGCAAAACTCTTTTAACATTCCAGCTACAACCACTACTGATATGAAATTAGGGAAATAGGATACAGTCTGAACAAGCTTCTTGAAATGCTGATTCTTAAGTTCATTGAAAAGCAGGGCCAGAATAATTGGTGCCGGAAAACTCCACAACAAAGTGTAAATGCCTAGTAACAACGTGTTTTTCAGTATTCTGGTAGCCATCGGGTTTCGAAAGAAATCCTGAAAGTGCTGAAATCCAACCCAATCACTGCCTAAAATTCCTTTCACCGGACTGTAGTCCTTGAAAGCGATCAAAATACCATACATAGGGAAATAATTAAAGATCAGAACTACAAGAAAACCAGGAAGTGCCATTAAAATAAGATACCGCTGCTTCCACAGTTTTGCTGCCAATGATGCTTTTCGCATACCTCACATCCACACATTTCCGATATGATCTCATGAACTAATATACATTTGCATTTACTTCAATACTGCGGCATTACAAATATGATTCGTTCAACTTATTCCAAATAAACAGGTGTATATGTAATAACCTATGTGAATTATATAACATACTAACTTTTAGTATAACACATGCTTTGAACCGGCTGAGAATGGTAACAGTCAAATTGCTGTAGATACGAGCAAATGTCAACCATATTAAATCAATTTATTTATTTACATTATATCATCGTTTCCAATCATACTCAATATTTATTGAAAATTTTTATTTATTTAAATATACATTAGTCCCTAAAATAAACTCAACTTAGTATACTTTATTTATCTCTTATTCCATAGCAGCTTCCATCATCGCCACAATATTTTCGGGTGGTATGTTGGGCAGCAGGGATTCATGGCTCGGAGATACAATGAAGTTTGGTCCGAATATTTCCCGTATGCGCCTTACTTCATCTCTTACCTCCTGGGGTGTGCCAAAGGGTAAGATATGCTGAGTATCCACGCCTCCCATGAAAACTATTTTTCCATTATATTTTTTGGACAGGCTGTCGGCATCCATATTCGCTGCTTTTGCCTGTATAGGATGCAAAATGTCCACTCCTGCGTCGATCAGGTAAGGAATCGCTTTGTCAATTGCTCCGCAGGAATGCAGCACTACCTTGTAGCCGCGGCGCTTCGCTTGCTGGGTAAACTTGATGAAATACGGCATTACAAACTTTAAGAACATCTCCGGTGAAATGAGCAAATCCAGCTGGCTTCCAAAGTCATTGCCGAAGAAAAATGCATCTATTTTGTCCCCGGCTAAATCAAAGAGCTTCTCGTTGGCTGCCATATAGAAATCAACTATATGTTCGGTAACTGCTTCCACCACGGCTGGATCGGTATACATCTTTACAAAGTAATTTTCCATGCCGAAAAAGTCACAGGCGATGTGGAAAAAAGCACTCCAAGACCCGGAAAGAACCGCTTGCCCTGCCTCAATGGTTTTATCGATCTCCTCCAGCGTTTTTGTGAAATCACAATATTTCACATCCGGCCATGGAAACCGCTCTACTTCTGACACATCCTCGCAATCAGCAAATACTCCGGCTTGATTTAAGCTATCCCGTTTCTTGCCCAGCAAAACATCAAACATGACCGGTTGCTCCGGATTCTGCCACATACCATACTTTTCTGGCATAACCCATCGACAGGTGGAGTTTAACTTAAGCCCCAACTCAAAATCATTCTCTACCCCAAAATAACCGTATAACTTTTCTATGCTGGCCGGGTTTGGGCATCCATGCCAAAAACCACATTTATCACTTTTTCTGTTGGCTATATTCAGAAAATGTTCCTTTCCTGTCATGCCCCCTACCTCCTTAAAGAATTTAACCAAATTTCAAAGCTGTATTTTTAATTTCATTCATGCAATATTTCATGCATAAAATACAAGTTCCTTCCTACTCCCTTTGCAAATTAATTTCCTTTAAACCAGCGGCGCTGTAGACTTACGGATGACCAGCTGACATCCGATCATCATCTTGCTGAATTGCAGATTGGGATTTTCTATGGTTTTTAAAAGCATTTTGGCTGCCCAGTAGCCCACCTCTTCAAAATGCTGTTTGACAGTGCTTAAGGGAACTGGCGACAGTTTTGATGCTTCATAATCATCAAATCCCATAATGGACACATCCTGTGGGATTCTGATTCCTCTCTCGGTAAAAGCATTGATCACTTCCAGCCCGCGGCGGTCATTTACACAAAACAATGCAGTAATCTTCCGGGTTTTAACGGCTTTTATCAAGCGATCATAATCCACCTTCGGCTCCAAAAACAGCAGTTCGTCATCCACTTCAAGGGAAGCATAATGCAAAGCATCGGTATAACCCTCAAAGCGCTCTTTTTCCGAGCTTAGATAAAATTTCTCAGATATAAAGCCTATTTTCTTATGTCCCAAAGAGATAAGATGCTCCACCGCAGAAAAAGCTCCGTCATGATTGTTGCACACAACGGTATTGGTAGGAAAATACTTGGCATATCTGTCCATAGTGACAAAAGGTATATTCTTATCCTTCAGATATCTGAAGTTTTCGACAGACAGTTCCGGATTGGACGGATAAATAATATACCCAGCGACACCGCTATCCAGATATTTATCAATTGCCTGTCTCTCCCTTGCCGGATCTTCTCCGGGATTTTCAACAATCAAGGAGTAACCTACCTGGGAAAGGTAGCGCCGGATTCCTATTATGATCCTGATATATGAACTGTCATTTGCGTCATTGGTCGAAAGCAGGAATGTCACAAGATTCTGGGACGAGGAATTCCGGATCGATGGCTTACCTTTTACAAAGCTTCCTCTGCCTCTAACACGGTAAATTATGTTCTCATTGACCAACTCCCCCATGGCTTTCCTGACAGTTATAGTGCTTACACCAAGCAGTTCTGAAATCTCGTCGTCCTTTGGCAGCCTCTGGTCCGGCAGGTATTCCTCTGATTTAATTTTTGACAGTATATAATTTTTAACCACATCATATTTATGCATTTTTACTGCTCCTATCCTAGGTCACTATAGTACAAATTTTCGAGTATATGCTTATATGAATAATTATATGAAATTCTTGGATACCTGTCCACTGACATCATGCCTAGAACCTGATGCGGAAGGTCTTTATCTCCCAGGGATTAAAGCTCATATGCAGCAAATCGTTCTCAAAAGCTGCCGGTAATAAACTGTTTTCCAGCAAATCGGTTTCAAAAGCTTCCTTTACGGGTGCAGGACAACGCAAGACAGCATTGGAACTATTATTGCTGTAGTTGGAACAGCGAAGGATAACCGCATCCTTTTCCAAGTCTTCAGGGGTTTTGATCAGTGAAACAACAACATGATCTCCTTCCAAGACAAAAGCCCCCGGATTGCTTTTAGGCAAATATGTATCGCATACTCTTTCGGTAACAGTTCTTATACCCGCCTGCAGACAATCCTTTACCCTGATTATATCAGCAAAGGAATCCGTGGAGCGAATGGGCATAAGTCTGTAATTGAAATTTAAAATCTGCTGAAGCTGGCCGTCTTCCTCTCCGTCGGTCAAATGTGTTTTGGAAAAGGAACGGAATAATGTAATTATCATGGAGTAATTCTCATCGTCCAGCACTGCACATTCATGGAGACCGCCTCCGGAGATAAAAGCCAGACCGTCTCCCAAAGCATCTCTCTTCAAAACAACGCTTTCGAAAGCTTTTTCCGCCAGGTCTGCCTCTTTCCATTCTCCTGTATCGCGATTGAATCCAATCTCTCTTTCAACAAAGCAGAAGGCCTGACTGGCGTTATATGTATTGCCTTCAATTCCTGTAGCAAGTTTAAGCCTGAGTCTGTGGTCTCTGGCCACGTTATCAATGCTGGTAGCCACATCCACCCATCGGTTTCCGACACCCAGAGTGATCTTGGAACTGATTTTTAGATCTATTGTGTCGTCGGATCTGGAAAAATCATGGATATCACGGACAGCCCTTTTCGGAACCCTCATGTAATGGGTTATGCAAAAAGTACAAGCTGCAGGGCCATCATCTATTTTTTCTATAACACAGCGGCTTCCACGGCTTGAAACAACCCTGTCCTTCACGAGGCCGGCATGAAACCATCCGTCACCGATTTCCCCATCATCCAGGTAGCTCATGAGATTTCTGTACTCTTTGCCGGTCTCCTTATCTTTTATGTTAATGGTACCATCCGCATTGATTTCCAACCTGATATACTCATTTTCACAGGATGTTTCCGATGTTGATATCTCATTTAAATAGCGGATAGGCTTATCATATGGCACTATCAAATATTCTGTAGGACCCATAGGTGAAAGTTCTGCCAGAAAAGCTATAGTATATAGATCGGCCGTATAGCGGTATAATTCACCCGGCTTCTCTGTAAAGCTGTTTTTCTTAATCTCGACTAGATTGTATGGGATTTCCCTTCCTTCTCTGTCCATTATTTTGAATGCATTTCTCTGCTCCGGATTGCTGGGATCGGCAAATCTGTTAGGATAGTCCTGGATAAAGTCCAGAGTAACCGTTATTGTCTCCCGGCGGGCAAAAGGAAGCGGATTAAATACAGACAGCACACTGACTTCGGATGGCTTGTCTTCTGCATTATGGTTCAATTCATACCGCACTGCTTTATCTGTGATGTTTTTAGCAATGGACTTCACCTGTCTGAAGCGATAGTGCATGTCTTTATGTACTGCATCTATAGAACATCCGCAAATTGAGTCATGAGCATGGCATTGGGTTAATAATTTATATGCGAGATCCGTATAGGTGCTCTGAATGTCACAACCTTTCAGTCTGGCTACGGCTGTCATAGGCAGAGCCCACTTCTCCAACAGAATCTGACATTCATCATTGGCCCTCTTCAGGTCATATCGGCTGGATAATGTATTGGTGATAAGCATGTTATGCCCGCTTTGCATTTTAGCAGTCTCATTCAGCTCACCGCGTTTTACCGGCATTTGAGATACATAGGCTTTCAAATCCGCCACCAAATTTTCCATGTTTTCAAAAACTACAGGACAATCATAAATTTCAGACAATCGGGAAGCAATCCAGGTTGCTTCCTTATGAATTCGTTCATGGTCCATGCCATCCATCAAGACTACATAGGGTATATCCGAACGTTTAAGCTCCTTATCCACATATTGGCATGCTCTGGAAATGAGATTTTCCTTGTCCCGGTCCTTGCCCAATAAATAATCGAGATACACATCTGACCAAAAAGTCGCATATCCTGTCTCCTCTGGCACCTTGAAGGTGATACACCTGCTGCCGTCCGGGGATTCCCAAATAAAGTGCGCAGGGCAGTTGTGGTAGTTGGTGCCTCTGCCCAAAAGGGCCCCTTCGATACCAAACCCTTTCAGAATTTGAGGTAATTGAGCTATATGTCCGAATATATCACATATATAACCATATTTCATGGCTTCAGTTTCATATTTCCTGGCCAATTGATGACCTATCTGCAAATTGCGGATCAGGCTTTCACCTGTAACAAGAAACTCATCGGGCATAGTATACCAGGGTCCGACAACAATTCTACCCTCACGTATCAATTGAATAAGACGATCTTTTTTGACAGGTTCGATTTCTGAATAGTCATCCAGGACAATAGTCTGCCCATCCATGATAAAGGTAGTAAAGGATGGATCTCTCTCCAAAACATCGATTATTTCATTTATTCTTTCCACCAGATGGAATCGAAAACCTTGGAAATCACGATACCACTCACGGTCCCAATGAGTGCTGGATAAATAATAGATTTTCTTAATTTTGTCAGACATGGTACGCCTCCATTTTAAGCTATATGGATTTGTATAAAAAGCATTCGTTATAAGCTGTTTTTAATTAAGTATTTTTGAGAGATTGATAATGTATACTATGTTGTCTAAACTTATTATATGTTAACAATCATATTTTGTAAATAGTAAATTTTAATTTTGAAATAGATTTTCACAATAGCATTGTTTATTCATTGAATTGTTTCTATATTTTAATTATAATTACATTAATATCATGGTTGTGCAAACAATGAGCTATTAGTTTGTTTCATTGATTAATAGGCGATTTTACCAGGAACATCGGTTGATTTGGCATAATACCCAATAAGTTCTGCAAATAGGAGAGTATATAATGGCAAAGTATCCAAAATATCAGATGGTCATTGATTATGTTCTGGACAAAATTAAAAGCGGAGATCTGAAGGCAGGGGATAAAATCCCCAGCGAAAGTGAATTTTCGCAAATAATGAATATCAGCAATATCACTGTGCGAAAAGCAATGTCTGAATTGGTAAATTCCGGCATTATATACCGCATCAAAGGCAAGGGAAGCTTTGTTTCCGATAAGTTTTTGCAAAGCGGCAGGAATACCAACAGGCTTGTTACGTTCATGTTTTCCGATATTGATGTAAGAGATAACGCATACATTGAATTAATAATTAGTATGCAAAAGTATCTCATGAGTCAGAATTTTTCATTGATTGTTGAATGCACCGACGGTGACAGCCAAAGTGAGATTTCCAGCATAAAAAATTTACTCAGCAAGAATGTTGAAGGATTTATTATATACTCAAAAGAACCGAAAAATTGCATACCCAGTTATAAATTCCTCCATGACAACAATATTCCGTTTGTTTTGGTGGACAGGTATACTCCTTTGTTCCCCTGCAATTTTGTCGGCAGCAATGATCATGACGGGGCTTTTGCTGCAACACATCATCTTCTTAAGCTTAATCACACCAACATAGCGTTTGTTGGCAGTCATTTAAGCTTAAGCACAGAGCAGGAAAGGTTTGCCGGATATAAAGACGCTTTGGCAAGCATGTCTCTGGAAGTTAATCCTGAGAACTGCTTCCCGGACTATAAAGTCGACTTAGACCGATTGGTTGCAAATACTAAAAAGGGTGGCATCACTGCCTTTTTCGCCGCCAATGACCACTGCGCCCTGAAGGTTATGAACGCTTTATACAGCGAGGGCATACGTGTACCTGACGATGTATCTATAGTCGGATTTGGCGACTCGGAGGTAATAAAACACAGCATGATCCCTCTTACTACCGTAAAGCAATTTTTCGATGAGATCGGATATGCTTCGGCCAAGTTATTGGTTCAGGTCATTAACAACAGCAGCCGTTTTTATGACTATGCTCATTTATCCTTAAGAACCAAACTTATAATCCGGGATACCACCCGTAAGCTGTCGGTATGATACCTCGACACACCGACAGCTTCTATATCCTTTATCCTTTTCAACTGCATTGTCTGTAAAGATATCCGAACCTAAATCCCTAGTCTCTGCCATGTAAATTTTCAGATTTTAAAACCAATATCTTCAAGCAATTTCTTGCAGAGAGATATTATGATAAAGCATAATATTTTCGCAAATTATAAAGCCCAACATAAAATGACATGGATGTAACCGTTTTTGGTATTATGCATATATTGCTGGAAAACTTCATGTCATTTCCAAGCTATTTTAAGCAAACCGCTATTTTACAGAAAAACAATACATGAAGGCGCCGGTATGTTTACACTATACCCTATATGCTCC encodes the following:
- a CDS encoding LacI family DNA-binding transcriptional regulator, with the protein product MHKYDVVKNYILSKIKSEEYLPDQRLPKDDEISELLGVSTITVRKAMGELVNENIIYRVRGRGSFVKGKPSIRNSSSQNLVTFLLSTNDANDSSYIRIIIGIRRYLSQVGYSLIVENPGEDPARERQAIDKYLDSGVAGYIIYPSNPELSVENFRYLKDKNIPFVTMDRYAKYFPTNTVVCNNHDGAFSAVEHLISLGHKKIGFISEKFYLSSEKERFEGYTDALHYASLEVDDELLFLEPKVDYDRLIKAVKTRKITALFCVNDRRGLEVINAFTERGIRIPQDVSIMGFDDYEASKLSPVPLSTVKQHFEEVGYWAAKMLLKTIENPNLQFSKMMIGCQLVIRKSTAPLV
- a CDS encoding uroporphyrinogen decarboxylase family protein, whose product is MTGKEHFLNIANRKSDKCGFWHGCPNPASIEKLYGYFGVENDFELGLKLNSTCRWVMPEKYGMWQNPEQPVMFDVLLGKKRDSLNQAGVFADCEDVSEVERFPWPDVKYCDFTKTLEEIDKTIEAGQAVLSGSWSAFFHIACDFFGMENYFVKMYTDPAVVEAVTEHIVDFYMAANEKLFDLAGDKIDAFFFGNDFGSQLDLLISPEMFLKFVMPYFIKFTQQAKRRGYKVVLHSCGAIDKAIPYLIDAGVDILHPIQAKAANMDADSLSKKYNGKIVFMGGVDTQHILPFGTPQEVRDEVRRIREIFGPNFIVSPSHESLLPNIPPENIVAMMEAAME
- a CDS encoding GDSL-type esterase/lipase family protein, which encodes MVYENDLLINEFLDSSQESKIIDLKRIIPIGKIEKKNSDVKVSLSLDNKEYMDIHGDDAKGETARFIKIDKAKGECASVAVYAGEGYVASRNDYWTDCFKRYEGWAGADGIYSFNIANGKDNYNNVDDTKTLFFFGDTLISKIDRETLRREEPVYMPNNTYAILDGGDPKKPGALQFYYDTDDNGIPCAALKPSRDCYDFEGKGEDFSKAYFWQQDGFVHGDKLYCLPSIITEDKSQPEGFQFRCLGVAIAEVNIVNGMPDFKNARQYRTELSRDTESFNIHYGACVLPYLKEAGFENGDGYVYVYGYMTFHETRRRSLCAARVLPEDFTDWTKWSFFDGEDFVNDILKSKPLLDHVSCEMSVIPILRGKNKGKFLAVFQYDTNSNYTAYAYGDNIWGPFSKPRKVFYCDENEMHESVYTYNAKAHLHLSYPEKILVSYNVNCTSFDLAIQNGHIYRPRFILLEDNTISFFDRLFADAFEWRVDWFRNLNKSAVRGGTVFVGDSITQEFPLEEMLKDYMPVYNRGIGGDTTEGLLRRLEESIFELSPSKLFLLIGTNDFASFGSNAQQKIMENISLCLDKVKERLPECKIHLISILPVNNTDHPKINHDAVSVRKNQEIIRVNEKLEQLAKEKGAIYIDLYSKMLDENGNLDLSYTREGLHLSPQGYEVVARNLKQYLCR
- a CDS encoding extracellular solute-binding protein, with the translated sequence MKKLSKKLIALLTVASMLFMVACSSGSSNSDSSSDTKGSATDTTSSSGGDKTADAKPLKFTATLTGWGGDDANSMVHKEWLKVMEEKMGRPLDITFNWIPQAEYEEKSKLMFSTGDLTDITVTPFWYDYVKVAKDGLLLELSQYKDLLPNYMEWVKATKDGEALCFLPDGTMYVFMQGELPRFPADKGMLAQNMSAYNYNVFEKHNIKIPETLDELYVAAKKLKELYPNEYPINTRFQSLNPIFYAHHVDRDVYWNGEEYVYGPFEEGYKESLMFLNKLYTEGLLDPEYSIETNDTIKMKALNQKNFIFLNEWFTSPGEYSRNNEEGLKFAVTLYPDNPKYGKCWQTVSNVNTMNLSNWGMFAIDAKTKDPEGLMKFIDLQYSEEIIRLLTWGIEGVTYTIGSDGKPQFVDSILNAKDPWAEGDKYGMRASSKHRPGLQMAADTAAYVAFAPNDYIYYDGKLHEEPIEKSPYITEIPFPENEYMPPWFNGPTVTFTTEENQEISKIKTALDTYRDEMQTKFISGEESFANWDKFINGLKSMGDIDRLLEIYNAAADRFYGK
- a CDS encoding ABC transporter permease, whose amino-acid sequence is MALPGFLVVLIFNYFPMYGILIAFKDYSPVKGILGSDWVGFQHFQDFFRNPMATRILKNTLLLGIYTLLWSFPAPIILALLFNELKNQHFKKLVQTVSYFPNFISVVVVAGMLKEFCSRDGLFNNLLGLFGVEPIMFLLKPEYFRTIFIASGIWQGVGFGSIIYLAALSSVDPTLYDVAEIDGANRWHKMLHVSWPAIKPTTVILLIFSVGGILGNDYQKILLLYSPETYSVSDVIGTYVYREGLQGARFEYTSAIGLFMSLVSFIILYLTNALSRKVSETSLW
- a CDS encoding carbohydrate ABC transporter permease; protein product: MRSNVRSKRRRKESFGSKVFDAFNILIMIFILVVVLYPVLNIIAISFSSVAHISKADISIWPKGFNVNSYYLVLRDKFVYTGYVNSILYAAGSTLLMLLFTSMMAYALMVQEFVFKKFINIYLTITMFFGGGLIPTYIMMQRLKLLDTPWVMIIPGCVGAYNVFVFRTFFRNVPGEMRESALVDGANDMLILFKIILPLSKSLLATFALFSIVGSWNSWFNALIYLKDENKYPLQLVLRNYLYVIDANALARRSGSSASAVNSMMANMKVTPKGVRMAMIVITMFPIMMIYPFFQKYFVKGVMIGAIKG